CGTTCTGCTTTCAGCGTAGATGGGGCAGGCAAAAGGAGTGGCAGCAGTGCACAACATCATTGTTAAAGGCGCCAGAGAGCACAACCTGAAAAACATCACCGTGGAGCTTCCACGCAACAAATTCATCGTGATCACCGGGGTTTCGGGCAGCGGGAAAAGCACACTGGCTTTTGACACCATCTATGCAGAAGGCCAGCGGCGTTATGTGGAGAGCCTGTCGGCTTACGCCCGGCAATTCCTGGGACTGATGGAAAAACCCGATGTGGATTCCATTGAGGGCCTCTCTCCTGCCATCTCGATTGACCAGAAAACCACCTCCCACAACCCCAGATCCACGGTGGGCACCGTCACAGAGATTCATGACTACCTGCGTCTGATGTACGCAAGGGTGGGCACCCCTTACTGCCCCATCTGTGGTCGCAAAATTGAGCGCCAGAGCGCCAGTGAGATCACCGAGAAACTGGTGCTGGTGCACCAGGAGCGCCGGGCCATGCTGCTGGCCCCGATTGTGCGTGGCCGCAAAGGCGAGTACCGCAAGATGCTGGGAGACCTCAAGCGCGAAGGCTTTGCCCGTGCCCGCGTGGACGGCACCATCTACGATCTGGACGAGGCCGAAAAACTCAAGCTGGAAAAATTTGAGAAGCACGACATCGATGTGGTGGTGGACCGCCTGGTCCTCAAAGAAGACGACCGGGGCCGCATTGCAGAAAGTGTAGAGTTGGGTCTGCGAAGAGGCGAAGGTTTGCTCAGGGTGCTTTTCCCCGACACCAACGAGGAAGAACTGTTCAGCGAGAAGTTTGCCTGTGTGGAGCACGGCAGCGTGCTGGAAGAGATGGAACCCCGTTCTTTCTCCTTCAACAGTCCTTATGGGGCCTGTGGGGATTGCACCGGTCTGGGCACCAAACTGGAGTTCTCTCCTGGTCTGGTGGTGCCCGATGAGTACCTGTCCATTGCCGAAGGGGCCATTGCCCCCTGGAGCAAGAAAGGCACCGGTGGAGGGGTTTACTACTGGGAAAAGCTGCGCATGCTGGCCGAGCACCTGAAGTTCGACCTGAAAACCCCCTGGAAAGACCTCTCCGAAGAGGTCAAGAAGGCTGTGCTTTATGGCGTGCCAGATTCATTTGAGGTGATCCTCAGACGGGCAGGCAAAGAAACCATGAAGTTCAACACCGACTTTGAAGGGGTGATTCCCAACCTGGAGCGCCGTTACAAGGAATCGGATTCCGAATACATCCGCCAGAAGATGGAAGAACTGATGGAACTCAACGTCTGCCCCACCTGTGGCGGCACCCGTTACAAACCAGAGATCCTGGCGGTTCGGGTGGGCGGTCTGAACATTGCACAGGCCAGCAACCTCAGCGTGCTGGAAGCCCAGCACTTCTTCCGCAAAATGGGCGAGGGCACACTGCTGGACGAGGATGTCCTTCCACACACCCAGACGGGCCTGGGGGGCAGCGCCAAAGTTGTGCCTGCAGTGAATCCCCACTACAACCTGGGAGGCTTTGAGGCACAGGTGGCTCCGCCCATCATCCGGGCCGTCCTGACTCGACTGTCGTTTCTGGTGGATGTTGGGCTGGATTACCTGTCCCTGGACCGCAGTGCCAACACCCTCTCTGGTGGAGAAGCCCAGCGCATCCGTCTGGCCACCCAGGTGGGTTCGGGTCTGACGGGAGTGCTGTACGTGCTGGACGAACCTTCCATCGGTCTGCACCCCAAGGACAACCAGCGCTTGATCCGCACCCTCAAGAACCTGCGGGACCTGGGAAACACCTTGCTGGTCGTGGAGCACGACGAGGAAACCATGATGGAGTCCGACCACATCGTGGACATGGGACCCGGAGCCGGGGTGCACGGGGGCATGGTGGTTTCTGAGGGAACCCCGGCAGACATCATGAAAGACCAGAACAGCCTGACCGGCAAATACCTGCGGGGTGACCTCAAAATCGAGATGCCCGAAAACCGGCGTCTGGGCAATGGCAAGAAACTGCGCATCAGAAACGCCCGTGAACACAACCTCAGGAACGTCACCATCGAGATTCCTCTGGGCACCATGACTGTGATCACCGGGCCGTCTGGTTCGGGAAAGAGCACCCTGATTCACGACATCCTGCATGCCACCCTGGCCCGCGACCTCAACCGCGCCAAGACCAACCCTGGAAAATTTGATGGCATTGACGGCATGGAACACCTTGATAAAGTCATCGAGATTGACCAGAGCCCCATCGGACGCACCCCCAGGTCCAACCCCGCCACCTACACCGGGGTGTTCACCGATGTGCGCGATCTGTTCACCCGCACCACTGAAGCCAGAAGGCGTGGTTATGAAGCCGGGCGTTTCAGCTTCAACGTGAAGGGGGGCCGCTGCGAAGCCTGCAAAGGGGACGGGGTGGTCAAGATCGAGATGAACTTCCTCCCGGACATCTATGTGCCCTGCGAGGTGTGCAAAGGTGCACGCTACAACCGCGAAACCCTGGAAGTGAAGTACCAGGGCAAGAGCATTGCAGACGTGCTGGACATGACCGTGGAAGCTGCCTGTGGGTTTTTTCAGAACATCCCCAACATCCAGAAGAAAATGCAGGTGCTGCTGGACGTGGGTCTGGGCTACATGAAGATTGGTCAGCCCTCCACCACGCTTTCTGGTGGGGAGGCACAGCGCATCAAACTGGCCACCGAACTGTCCAAACGGGCCACTGGTCGCACCATTTACATTCTGGACGAGCCCACCACCGGACTGCACTTTGAAGACACCCGCAAACTGATGCTGGTGCTGGAACGCCTGGTGGAAGCAGGGAACTCTCTGGTGATCATCGAGCACAACCTGGACGTGATCAAGAGCGCCGACTGGATCATTGACCTGGGTCCAGAAGGGGGGATCCGTGGCGGTGAAGTGGTGGGCATTGGCACCCCCGAGCAACTGGCCGTGCACCCCACCAGTCACACCGGAGCTTACCTGAAACGCATCCCGGACCTTCAGAAACGCCTGAAGAAAGCCGCAGGCAAGGTCAAAGCATGAGCGAAACCGCCCGTGCATGGCTGTTCGGTTTGCTGGGCTGGTCTGCCATGGGTCTGGTGGCTTATGCCCCCCTCCCCTGGGAAATGAAACTGGCGTTCTGGGTGGTGGTCCTCAATGTCACCGATGACTTTGGGGGCCGCTGGTTCGGTTACATAGGGATTCTGCTGGGGGCACTGGGCTTTTTCAATCCCACCGAATCCTGGTGGACCACCTACCCCCTGATGTTCTTTGTGCTGTGGGCCTTCCTGCTGCTGAAACACACCCTGCATGTGTATGGGGTGGTGATTGGCATGCTGGGGGTCCTGGGATTGTTTGCAGCCCTCAAAATTGCCGTTCCTTTGCTGGATCCCTCACTCAGGTTGCTGACCAGCAACACCTTCATCCTGCCTGTGCTGGTGGCCTTTCTGATTGCCAGCATTGTGCATGTGTGGGTGTTTTTCAGCTCAAACAGGACAAACGGCCTCAAGACGACACAGGCTTAAACTTGTTATATTGTTGCAGAGGTCATCATGTCTAAAAAATCACAAAATTTTGAGCGTCTGGAGCGTGAGCAGCGCCAGGCCCAGATGCGCATCATCATGAGCATTGCAGGGTTGATCCTGGTGGTTGTCCTGCTGGCCGTGATCAACAGCATCCGCAGCAGTGCTCCCAAAACCCTGGACCTGACCGGTCAGCCCACCATTGGCAATCTGGACGCCAGGGTCACCGTCATTGCCTTTGAGGACTTCAAGTGTCCCATCTGCAAGCAGTTCGATGGCAGCATCTTCAACACCATTGAAGAGAAGTACATCAAGACTGGGAAGATCAAATATGGTTTCCGCAACTACATGGTGATTTCTCCCAATGCAGACAGCAAAACGGCTGCCATTGCAGGTGAGTGCGTCTACAACCAGAACAAAGATTTGTTTTTCCCTTTCTCGCACCTGATGTACCGTGCCCAGGGCGATGAGAGCACCACCTGGGCCACCAAAGAGCGCATCCTGGAAGTGGCAGCTTACATCCCAGACATCAACAAAGACGAACTGGGCAAGTGCATTGACAGCAACACCTACGAAAAAGAAGTCCTGAATGACCAGTCGGTGGGCAGCAATGCTGGCGTGAACGGCACCCCTTCTCTCTTTGTGAACGGGATCAAAGTGACCAACCCACTGGATGAAACCACCATGCTCAAGGCCATTGATGATGCTCTGGCCAAAGCCGGTCAGTAAACCTGCTGCCTGAATTCCAGGATCCAGAGGAACTGCCTGCAAAGGTGGTTCCTTTTTTCAGAAGCCGAATTCAGCAACAGCTGCATTCAGAACCAAAAAGGAGTTTTCATGGGCATTGCGAACCGACTTTACTTCTCATGGCTGCTGGTGGTTTTGCTGCTCCTGATCACCACTTTCATGCCAGAAACCAGCAGTTACCTGTTCAAGCCCCTGCAGGCCAAATGGTTGTGGTTGCAGGTGGTGTGTCTGGGCTTTCAGGCCCTCACCCTGGGCATTGCTGCCTTTCAGAACTGGGGCTGGGTGCTGCGGTACAACCTTCCTCTGACCCTGATTGGGCTGATTCTGGCCGCGATCAACCTGATCAATGGTCTTTCGCCCAATGTGTTTGGTGTGCCTGCAGCCGGACTGTTTCTGGTGGGTTTTGTGGTTCTGGCGGTCCTTCAGCTGCCTGCCACCGAAACGCCAGAGCGAAAAAACACCTCTCCTCTGCTGGGCCTTGCCAGTCTGACCGCAGTGGTGGCCACACTGGGCAGCCTGTATTTCAGTGAGGTCAAACACTTCATTCCCTGCACCCTCTGCTGGTACCAGCGCGTGCTGATGTATCCTCTGGCGTTCCTGCTCCCTGCAGGTTTGCTGGGCAAAAACCCCAGAGTGCAAACCCTGGCCCTGCCTTTAAGCATTCTGGGCATGGTGGTGGCCACCTACCACGTGATGGAAGAGAAAATTCCGGGATTCAGTCCCATCAAGGTGTGTGCCCCCGACAACCCCTGCACCACCCCCTGGATCAATTATTACGGCTGGATCACCATTCCGGTGCTGAGCCTGACTGCATTTACCATCATCATGGTGTGTGTGGTGATCGCAAACAGACAAACCAGAAAAGCCTGAATCTCTTGAAAAACAGGACCCTGTTCAGCTTGCAGGGTCCTGTTTTTGTTGCCACTCCTCCTCCAGCACTGCGTAATGCACTTCATCTCCCCACTGGCCTTTGAAGATTTCGCTGTGCACGAAATGGGCTTCCTGACGCAGACCCAGACGCTCCAGCAGGTTTCTGGAACCGTGGTTGCGGGCATCGGTGCGGGCATAAACGCGGTGGATGGGGAGCTGCTGAAAAGCGTACTCCAGCACAGCTTTCACGGCTTCTCTGGCATACCCTTTGCCCTGAGATGCTGTACCAAACACATAACCGATTTCGGCCTGCTGGTGTTTTTCGCTGTGACAAATCAGGACCACCTCCCCCAGCAGCACACCTGTGTCTTTTGCAATGACAGCCCAGGCCAGGCTTTTGCCTTCTTCCCAGCTGCTCTGCTCCAGTTTGCGCCGCAGGGCAGCTTCGGTTTCTTCCAGGGTGCGGGTGTCCCAGTACAGGTAGCGCACCACTTCAGGATCAGCGTGAATCTGGTAAAGGGTCGGCAGATCATTCATCTCAAAAGCCCGCAAATGCAAACGCTCTGTTGAAAGCTCAGGGAAACTTGGAGGCATGGGTGCATTATTTCCCTGTGAAGGAACTGGGGCATCTGCCAAATGACATAAAAAAGCCCCCCGAAGGGAGCATAAAAGAACCAGAGGTCAGAACGAAAGGCCCAGAAAGGTCTTGCGCTTCTCGAACCACTGCAGGGCCAGTTCGATGGCGGTTTCCAGGGAGCTTTCAGGGTACCAGCCCAGTTCGGTGTTGGCACGGTGCGGGTTGGGGTAGGCTCCGGCCACATCACCGGATCTGGGAGGGGCCAGTTGTTTTTTGATGGGGTGTCCGATGACGTTTTCGAAAGCCTGCACCAGTTCAAAAACGGTGGTTCCGTTGCCGGTGCCCAGGTTGTACACCCGGTACTTCTCGGTGGTGCATTCGCTGAACACCCGGTCAAATTCCAGCACGGCCCGGATGTGGGCTTTGGCCAGGTCCCACACATGTATGTAGTCGCGGATGCCTGAGCCGTCACGGGTGGGCCAGTCGGTTCCGGTGATAAAGAAGGTTTCTCCGAGGGTGTGGGCCTCAATGATCTTGTCCAGGGCGTGGGAAACCCGTTCCAGTTGCTGTCCAGAGCGCAGTTTGGGATCAGCACCAATGGGGTTGAAATAACGCAGGGTGATGGCCCGGAAGTCGTAAGCACGGGCGAAGTCTTCCAGGGCCAGTTCCATGCACAGTTTGGTGCGTGAGTAAGGGCTGCTGGGCTTCAGGGGAGAAGATTCGTCCACAGAGAAGCCTTCCACTGCATCGTAAAGGGAGGCGGTGGAACTGAAAATCACCCGGTTGCAGCCCACCTGCATGAGGGCATCGAAAAGGTCCAGGGATTTCTGCACGTTGGCCCGGTAGTATCCCAGGGGGTTCTCGGTGGATTCTGGCACCAGGATCAGGGCCGCACAGTGGATGGTGGCGTAGATGTCAGGGTGCTCTGCAAAGATGCGTTTGATCAGGTCCTGATCTGCAATGTCTCCCTGGTAGAAAATGCGGTCATGCACAAACTCTGAGCGTCCACGAATCAGGGAATCCAGAATGATGGGGGTGTGCCCCTGATCGAGCAATGCAGAACTGATGGTGCTGCCAATGTAACCTGCGCCTCCGGTGATCAATACTTTCATTTCTTTCACTTCCTTCGTTTCTTGCTCAGATTATACATGAAGTCGGGTTGCAAGAGAAAGGGGCAAAGCCAGACAAATGCAAAAAAACATGAAAAAACGGGAGCATGGCTCCCGTTAAAGGTTGAATAAACTCAGCCCTGGAAAGCCACTTTGCCAGCCACCAGCGTGAGCACAGGCCAGCCATACAGTTCTTCTCCAGCCCAGGGGCTGAATTTTGCCTTGCTCTTGAAGGCTTTCGGATCCACGGCTTTCGCATTGTCCAGATCCAGCAGCACCACGTCGGCCACGGCACCCTCTTCCAGGGTGGGCACTTCCCAGGCCATGACTTTCGCACAACCAGCCGTGAAAAGGTCAAGCAGTTTCTCCAGGGACAGTTTGCCGGTTTTCACCAGATGGGTGTACATCAGGGGGAAAGCCACTTCAATGCTGGGGATGCCAAAGGGGGCTTCCAGCAGGTCTTTCTCTTTTTCAGCCTGGGTGTGGGGGGCATGGTCGGTGGCGAGGCAATCCACAGTGCCATCCAGCAGACCAGCCAGAAGCAGTTCGGCATCCGTCTGGGTGCGCAGAGGGGGTGCAACTTTATACAGGGCATCGAAGGAACGCAAAGCTTCATCGGTGAGGGTCAGGTGATGGGGGCACACCTCACAGGTGACAGGAGCCCCGGCTTTCTTGCCCTGGCGCACGATTTCCAGCGCACGGCCTGTGGAGAGGTGCTGGATGTGCAGTCTGGCTCCGGTCAGAAGGGCGATTTCCACATCACGGGCCACCCGTGCAGCCTCTGCAGCTGCAGGGTTTCCGGGCAGGCCCAGTTCATGGGACACCACACCTTCATTCATCACGCCGTCCTGGCGCAGGGTGGCATCTTCCGCATGCACGCTGACCAGCAAGCCCAGACCACTGGCGTATTCCATGCCACGACGCAGCACATTGGCGTTCTCGTTGGTGCGTCCATCATCGGTGAACATGACAGCCCCAGCATCTTTGAGGGCAGACAGATCTGCCAGGGTCTCCCCTTTCTGGCCTCTGGTGAGGGCAGCAGAGGGCTTCAGACGGGCAAAACCCAGCTTCTCGGCCTTCTGGATCAGGGAAGCCACAATGGCTGGATCGTCCACCACAGGACTGGTGTTGGGCATGCTCACCACGGTACCGTAACCCCCTGCAGCCGCAGCAGCCAGACCTGAAGCCAGATCTTCTTTCTGCTCCTGTCCGGGTTCCCGCAGGTGGGCGTGAAGTTCGATCAGGGCAGGAGCCACAGTGGCCCCTTTGCCGTCGATGGTGTCAGTGGCGGTTTCGCTGAGGTTCCAGCCTTTGATTTTGCCCTCTTCAATGAACAGGCTTTCCAAAGTGTCACTGCCAGCACGTTTGATGTTTTTGATTTCCAGCATTGAATCTCCTGAACCTTTCCTGTCCGGAAAGGCAAACAAAATGAAACGGGTGCGGTGAGGTCAAACCCTCTCCTGTCAGGAGAGGACCGAGCGAGGCTCGCGGTGAGGTCAAACCCTCTCTGTCAGGAGAGGACCGAGCGAGGCTCGCGGTGAGGGTGTGAGGTCACTTTTTACCCACCAGCAGGTGGTACAGCACACTCATGCGGATGGCCTGACCGTACTCCACCTGGGCAATGATGCGGCTTCTGGCACTGTCAGCAAGGCTACCAGAAATTTCCAGATCGCGGTTCATGGGGCCAGGGTGCAGCACGATGGCATGGTCTTTTGCCCGTTCCAGCAGCTTTTCATTGACCTGGTAGGTGAGGGCATATTCACTCATGCTGGGCAGGAAACCGCCGTTCATGCGTTCCTGCTGCAGGCGCAGGGACATCACCACATCGGCATCTTTGACCGCAGCTTGCAGATCGGTGGTGACTTTGACCCGACCTTTTGCCAGCTCTTTTGGCAGCAGGGTGGCGGGACCGCAAAGGGTCACATCGGCACCCAGCAAATCCAGCAGTTCAGCATTGCTGCGGGCCACCCGGGAGTGCA
This window of the Deinococcus roseus genome carries:
- the galE gene encoding UDP-glucose 4-epimerase GalE, yielding MKVLITGGAGYIGSTISSALLDQGHTPIILDSLIRGRSEFVHDRIFYQGDIADQDLIKRIFAEHPDIYATIHCAALILVPESTENPLGYYRANVQKSLDLFDALMQVGCNRVIFSSTASLYDAVEGFSVDESSPLKPSSPYSRTKLCMELALEDFARAYDFRAITLRYFNPIGADPKLRSGQQLERVSHALDKIIEAHTLGETFFITGTDWPTRDGSGIRDYIHVWDLAKAHIRAVLEFDRVFSECTTEKYRVYNLGTGNGTTVFELVQAFENVIGHPIKKQLAPPRSGDVAGAYPNPHRANTELGWYPESSLETAIELALQWFEKRKTFLGLSF
- the uvrA gene encoding excinuclease ABC subunit UvrA — encoded protein: MHNIIVKGAREHNLKNITVELPRNKFIVITGVSGSGKSTLAFDTIYAEGQRRYVESLSAYARQFLGLMEKPDVDSIEGLSPAISIDQKTTSHNPRSTVGTVTEIHDYLRLMYARVGTPYCPICGRKIERQSASEITEKLVLVHQERRAMLLAPIVRGRKGEYRKMLGDLKREGFARARVDGTIYDLDEAEKLKLEKFEKHDIDVVVDRLVLKEDDRGRIAESVELGLRRGEGLLRVLFPDTNEEELFSEKFACVEHGSVLEEMEPRSFSFNSPYGACGDCTGLGTKLEFSPGLVVPDEYLSIAEGAIAPWSKKGTGGGVYYWEKLRMLAEHLKFDLKTPWKDLSEEVKKAVLYGVPDSFEVILRRAGKETMKFNTDFEGVIPNLERRYKESDSEYIRQKMEELMELNVCPTCGGTRYKPEILAVRVGGLNIAQASNLSVLEAQHFFRKMGEGTLLDEDVLPHTQTGLGGSAKVVPAVNPHYNLGGFEAQVAPPIIRAVLTRLSFLVDVGLDYLSLDRSANTLSGGEAQRIRLATQVGSGLTGVLYVLDEPSIGLHPKDNQRLIRTLKNLRDLGNTLLVVEHDEETMMESDHIVDMGPGAGVHGGMVVSEGTPADIMKDQNSLTGKYLRGDLKIEMPENRRLGNGKKLRIRNAREHNLRNVTIEIPLGTMTVITGPSGSGKSTLIHDILHATLARDLNRAKTNPGKFDGIDGMEHLDKVIEIDQSPIGRTPRSNPATYTGVFTDVRDLFTRTTEARRRGYEAGRFSFNVKGGRCEACKGDGVVKIEMNFLPDIYVPCEVCKGARYNRETLEVKYQGKSIADVLDMTVEAACGFFQNIPNIQKKMQVLLDVGLGYMKIGQPSTTLSGGEAQRIKLATELSKRATGRTIYILDEPTTGLHFEDTRKLMLVLERLVEAGNSLVIIEHNLDVIKSADWIIDLGPEGGIRGGEVVGIGTPEQLAVHPTSHTGAYLKRIPDLQKRLKKAAGKVKA
- a CDS encoding GNAT family N-acetyltransferase: MPPSFPELSTERLHLRAFEMNDLPTLYQIHADPEVVRYLYWDTRTLEETEAALRRKLEQSSWEEGKSLAWAVIAKDTGVLLGEVVLICHSEKHQQAEIGYVFGTASQGKGYAREAVKAVLEYAFQQLPIHRVYARTDARNHGSRNLLERLGLRQEAHFVHSEIFKGQWGDEVHYAVLEEEWQQKQDPAS
- a CDS encoding disulfide oxidoreductase codes for the protein MGIANRLYFSWLLVVLLLLITTFMPETSSYLFKPLQAKWLWLQVVCLGFQALTLGIAAFQNWGWVLRYNLPLTLIGLILAAINLINGLSPNVFGVPAAGLFLVGFVVLAVLQLPATETPERKNTSPLLGLASLTAVVATLGSLYFSEVKHFIPCTLCWYQRVLMYPLAFLLPAGLLGKNPRVQTLALPLSILGMVVATYHVMEEKIPGFSPIKVCAPDNPCTTPWINYYGWITIPVLSLTAFTIIMVCVVIANRQTRKA
- a CDS encoding DsbA family protein, with the translated sequence MSKKSQNFERLEREQRQAQMRIIMSIAGLILVVVLLAVINSIRSSAPKTLDLTGQPTIGNLDARVTVIAFEDFKCPICKQFDGSIFNTIEEKYIKTGKIKYGFRNYMVISPNADSKTAAIAGECVYNQNKDLFFPFSHLMYRAQGDESTTWATKERILEVAAYIPDINKDELGKCIDSNTYEKEVLNDQSVGSNAGVNGTPSLFVNGIKVTNPLDETTMLKAIDDALAKAGQ
- a CDS encoding dihydroorotase, with translation MLEIKNIKRAGSDTLESLFIEEGKIKGWNLSETATDTIDGKGATVAPALIELHAHLREPGQEQKEDLASGLAAAAAGGYGTVVSMPNTSPVVDDPAIVASLIQKAEKLGFARLKPSAALTRGQKGETLADLSALKDAGAVMFTDDGRTNENANVLRRGMEYASGLGLLVSVHAEDATLRQDGVMNEGVVSHELGLPGNPAAAEAARVARDVEIALLTGARLHIQHLSTGRALEIVRQGKKAGAPVTCEVCPHHLTLTDEALRSFDALYKVAPPLRTQTDAELLLAGLLDGTVDCLATDHAPHTQAEKEKDLLEAPFGIPSIEVAFPLMYTHLVKTGKLSLEKLLDLFTAGCAKVMAWEVPTLEEGAVADVVLLDLDNAKAVDPKAFKSKAKFSPWAGEELYGWPVLTLVAGKVAFQG